A genomic segment from Chitinophaga niabensis encodes:
- a CDS encoding NHL repeat-containing protein, translating to MQVEKKSEQSILEPYNAQEEKLIAKTYDSGFEFAHDSYNAITVGSDGRVYYVLSSEKHDVAGRVYVFDPENNTTTLLADLTEICGEKGQQFISQGKSHVEFFERNAKLYFSTHVGFYELIDGMDRLPVNAPAGYKLYKGGHILCYDMRSGKFEDLAIIPNGEGAVSMTMDTERGNIYCITWPTGKFIHFNVDSGELHQLGATAAKGEAGTPGSDFRSLCRSLFVDPRSGAVYFSTAEGDIYTYSPEKKLLKKLEDVDLRIDYFGKYDPKQPGSMGYNWRKICWHEEDELAYGVHGNSGYLFRFDPVAQRIELIERITSDLSRKSGMYDQFSYGYLGFQLGPDKETIYYLTGGPIYVNGKRVGGLNQIAKGAAKGLENLHLVTYHIPSAKYTDHGPIFYENGERPLYVNSIAVATDGTIYTLARINRNGKIITDLISIPNPLMEA from the coding sequence ATGCAAGTAGAAAAGAAAAGTGAGCAATCCATACTAGAGCCTTATAATGCACAAGAAGAAAAACTGATCGCCAAAACATATGATTCGGGATTTGAGTTCGCGCATGACTCTTATAATGCGATAACAGTAGGAAGTGATGGAAGGGTATATTATGTATTGTCTTCAGAGAAACACGACGTGGCAGGAAGGGTGTATGTATTTGACCCGGAAAACAATACCACTACTTTATTAGCTGATCTCACGGAGATCTGTGGTGAAAAGGGGCAGCAGTTTATCTCACAGGGCAAAAGCCATGTGGAGTTCTTTGAAAGGAATGCTAAGTTATATTTTTCCACTCACGTGGGATTTTATGAACTGATAGATGGAATGGACCGCCTGCCCGTAAATGCACCGGCCGGTTATAAATTATACAAAGGGGGCCATATACTGTGTTACGATATGCGCAGCGGTAAGTTTGAAGATCTGGCTATCATCCCTAACGGGGAAGGCGCCGTATCTATGACCATGGATACGGAACGTGGGAATATTTATTGCATCACCTGGCCTACCGGTAAATTTATTCACTTTAACGTGGATTCAGGGGAGTTGCACCAATTGGGCGCAACGGCGGCTAAAGGAGAAGCTGGAACACCCGGATCAGATTTTCGTTCCCTCTGCCGTTCTCTTTTTGTAGACCCACGCAGCGGTGCGGTTTATTTCTCTACTGCGGAAGGAGATATTTATACCTATTCGCCGGAGAAGAAGCTGCTGAAGAAACTGGAGGATGTAGATCTGCGCATAGATTATTTCGGTAAGTACGATCCGAAGCAACCGGGAAGTATGGGCTACAACTGGAGGAAGATCTGCTGGCACGAAGAAGATGAACTGGCATATGGTGTGCATGGTAATTCCGGTTATCTCTTCAGGTTTGACCCTGTTGCACAAAGGATTGAACTGATAGAACGTATCACCTCAGACCTCTCGAGGAAGAGCGGTATGTACGATCAGTTCAGTTACGGGTACCTCGGTTTTCAGCTGGGGCCGGATAAAGAAACGATCTATTACCTCACCGGTGGCCCTATCTATGTGAATGGCAAAAGGGTAGGGGGCCTTAACCAGATTGCAAAAGGTGCGGCGAAAGGGCTGGAGAACCTGCACCTCGTTACCTATCACATTCCATCTGCAAAATATACAGACCATGGTCCTATATTTTATGAGAATGGAGAGAGGCCTTTGTATGTGAATTCAATCGCCGTGGCAACAGATGGTACCATTTACACCCTGGCGCGTATCAACAGGAATGGGAAAATAATCACAGACCTGATCAGTATTCCTAATCCTCTTATGGAAGCATAA
- a CDS encoding high-potential iron-sulfur protein produces MNTRRHFIKNAMSLGGLLLGGAFIFSGCGDGKKPASTNDKKPTNCSDLSGISDEEKDKRKKLGYVEKSPIPDSKCGNCKLYLPPGKDEHCGSCSLFKGPIEAEGYCTYYAPLTEGE; encoded by the coding sequence ATGAATACGCGCAGACATTTTATCAAGAACGCTATGAGCCTGGGTGGCCTGTTATTGGGCGGGGCCTTTATATTCAGTGGTTGCGGGGATGGCAAAAAGCCGGCTTCCACCAACGATAAGAAACCAACTAACTGCAGTGACCTTTCCGGCATCAGCGACGAAGAAAAGGACAAACGGAAGAAACTGGGTTATGTGGAGAAATCACCTATCCCGGACAGCAAATGTGGTAACTGCAAACTCTACCTTCCTCCCGGCAAAGATGAACATTGCGGCAGCTGCTCCCTGTTCAAAGGCCCTATAGAAGCAGAAGGATATTGTACCTATTATGCTCCTCTTACAGAAGGGGAATAA
- a CDS encoding NAD-dependent epimerase/dehydratase family protein, with protein MEQIYQAMLAPSEALVNDIARIEGDIILLGVGGKMGPAMARLAKAAVNKAGINKRIIGISRFSETGLEAELNGLGIETVAANLLNDAELQNLPTAKNVIYLAGQKFGTTGKESYTWAMNTYLPGRVAEKYRDARIVAFSTGNVYPLSPVKNGGMTEENPAAPLGEYAQSCLGRERMFQYFSSLYGTPLCIYRLNYANDVSYGVLLEIAKAVNEQREIDLRMGHVNVIWQGDANEIAIRALLHCSTPAKLLNVSGPETVPVRWLAAEFGKRLNKQPILVNEEQPDALLSNSAECFRLFGYPHVTLRQMIDLIAEWVVAGGKTLNKPTHFQEREGNF; from the coding sequence GAAGCATTGGTGAACGATATCGCCAGAATAGAAGGAGATATCATTTTGTTGGGCGTTGGCGGCAAAATGGGCCCCGCTATGGCAAGGCTGGCAAAAGCGGCTGTGAATAAAGCCGGTATTAATAAAAGGATCATCGGCATCTCACGGTTTTCTGAAACAGGGCTAGAAGCAGAACTAAACGGCTTAGGGATTGAAACCGTCGCTGCAAACCTGCTCAATGACGCAGAGCTGCAGAATCTCCCCACGGCAAAAAATGTGATCTACCTGGCTGGGCAGAAGTTCGGTACCACCGGCAAAGAGTCCTACACCTGGGCAATGAACACTTACCTGCCCGGAAGAGTGGCGGAAAAATACAGGGATGCCAGGATAGTTGCTTTCTCTACCGGCAACGTGTACCCGCTCTCTCCGGTAAAAAATGGCGGCATGACGGAGGAGAACCCCGCTGCCCCTTTAGGCGAATACGCCCAATCCTGCCTGGGCAGGGAAAGGATGTTCCAGTATTTCTCTTCTCTTTACGGAACGCCTTTATGTATCTACCGGCTCAATTATGCAAACGATGTGAGTTATGGCGTACTGCTGGAAATTGCGAAAGCCGTAAATGAACAGCGGGAGATAGATCTGCGCATGGGCCATGTAAATGTGATCTGGCAGGGAGATGCCAATGAGATCGCTATCCGCGCATTACTGCATTGCTCCACACCTGCTAAGCTGCTGAATGTATCAGGCCCGGAAACCGTACCTGTTCGCTGGCTGGCGGCTGAGTTTGGTAAGCGGCTGAATAAACAACCCATCCTGGTGAATGAAGAACAGCCGGATGCATTGCTGAGCAATTCAGCAGAATGTTTCAGGCTCTTCGGTTATCCGCATGTAACCCTCAGGCAGATGATAGACCTCATTGCGGAATGGGTAGTAGCAGGAGGCAAAACTTTGAATAAACCAACGCATTTTCAGGAACGAGAAGGAAATTTTTAA
- a CDS encoding DegT/DnrJ/EryC1/StrS family aminotransferase has translation MGHTSRREFIRQGSLGTAGMLLASGLVNSSFASSFISRTPAILGGTPLWTAASWVKWPMWVQSEDEKIVIDSIRSGVWSRAKLVDEFEAKWAAAIGTKRCLTVSNGTNALITAINQFDIGAGDEVITTPYTFIASVQAILANNAMPVFADIDPATYQIDPAKLESKITKRTKAILVVHILGLPADMDRIVAIAKKHNLIVIEDACQAHLAEYDNKRVGSIGNAGCFSFQNSKNLPIGEGGAIVSSNDKFIDNCFAAHNLGYAYGTSTGAVAGDSFMKASKIRLTEYAAAIGLAQIKRLESQTATRHENAKYLASMLKEIDGITPIKLYDKVTQGAYHLYSFRYDPAKFKGLSRSKFLEALRKEGLPASGGYKVMHTQEFMNNAFSSRVYKSFYDRKTLDFENYKQRNNCPENEKLCSDAVWFTQNVLLGSRQDMEGIATVIKNISRNADKI, from the coding sequence ATGGGTCACACTTCAAGAAGGGAGTTTATCCGGCAGGGTTCATTAGGAACAGCCGGAATGTTACTCGCATCTGGCCTTGTTAATAGTTCGTTCGCATCATCATTCATCAGCCGTACACCTGCTATCCTGGGTGGTACCCCTCTCTGGACGGCTGCAAGCTGGGTGAAATGGCCTATGTGGGTGCAAAGCGAAGATGAAAAAATAGTGATCGACAGTATCCGCAGCGGCGTATGGTCCCGTGCAAAACTGGTGGATGAATTTGAAGCTAAATGGGCTGCAGCTATTGGCACTAAAAGGTGTCTCACTGTTTCCAATGGTACCAACGCACTGATCACTGCCATCAACCAGTTCGATATCGGGGCAGGAGATGAAGTGATCACTACTCCCTATACTTTCATAGCCTCTGTGCAGGCCATCCTGGCAAATAATGCCATGCCTGTATTTGCAGATATCGATCCGGCTACCTACCAGATCGATCCTGCAAAACTGGAAAGCAAAATAACTAAACGCACAAAAGCTATCCTGGTTGTGCATATCCTCGGTCTGCCCGCAGACATGGACAGGATCGTGGCCATTGCAAAAAAGCACAATCTCATCGTTATTGAAGATGCCTGCCAGGCACACCTGGCAGAATATGATAACAAGAGGGTAGGGTCTATCGGCAATGCCGGCTGTTTCAGCTTCCAGAACTCAAAGAACCTGCCTATCGGTGAGGGAGGCGCCATCGTATCCAGCAACGATAAATTTATTGATAACTGTTTTGCTGCACATAACCTGGGTTACGCTTATGGTACCTCTACCGGTGCTGTGGCTGGAGACAGCTTTATGAAAGCTTCAAAAATAAGGTTAACGGAGTATGCTGCAGCCATTGGTCTTGCGCAAATAAAAAGACTGGAATCACAAACGGCCACCCGCCATGAAAATGCAAAATATCTTGCTTCCATGCTGAAGGAGATTGATGGCATTACTCCTATAAAGTTGTACGACAAAGTAACTCAGGGTGCATACCACCTTTATTCTTTCCGGTACGATCCCGCTAAGTTCAAAGGGCTGAGCAGGTCAAAATTCCTCGAGGCATTACGCAAAGAGGGCTTGCCGGCTTCCGGCGGTTACAAAGTGATGCACACCCAGGAGTTCATGAACAATGCATTCAGCTCCCGTGTATACAAAAGCTTCTACGATAGAAAAACACTGGACTTCGAAAATTATAAACAACGCAACAATTGCCCTGAAAACGAAAAGCTCTGCAGTGACGCCGTATGGTTCACACAGAATGTGTTACTGGGTTCCCGTCAGGATATGGAAGGGATTGCAACGGTTATCAAAAATATCAGCAGGAACGCTGACAAGATCTAA
- a CDS encoding PVC-type heme-binding CxxCH protein encodes MRNTFTLLFAALLMAFVGCKNKEKYPGPLTPEKALESIQVIEGLKVELFAAEPLVTDPVSMEFDEDGNCYVVVMSDYPDKPAPGKEKGHIRVLRDTDGDGKADTSIVFADKLSEGTSILPWKGGLLVTAAPEILYMKDTTGDFVADTREVLFSGFFKDNPETQITNLRFGVDNWIYANNRGQDGNVTFSEKPGTPPLSVKGADFRFRLDRGLFELETGPGQFGQALDDYRNRFVTENSIHLQQILIPWRYTHRHAFLPSTRSIKNISDHDPIMFQESATPWWRAERTKRRNQEFQEKKLKRVEYERDHFTGASGGTFYNGDALPKQFYGNIFTGEVAGNLVHRDILTSSPDSVFFTAKRPAEEAKREFIYSKDNWFRPVNFSVGPDGYLYVLDYYRQHIETPVSIPDDLKADMDFYNGADKGRIYRVMPAGGAYKKATPALSKASSDSLVQLFNHPNQWYASQAHRLLVERQDKTVIPALQKVFHESADPRARLHALYVLEAYDALNAGIVKEALADSSNDVKEHAVILAESYAALLPTLLALVKDAPAKLTLQVALSLGQFNAPQVTPALVQVMERFGYDRTIQMAVLSSNAGSAPATLDALFKSSLASDSTKLPNVFVHDCSYVIGNRNNKAQLQQFVSLLEQPAMVFNKRQAIAIKGLVNGWEKSTTIAADLKPKVTALKGKLKNINGETITQLKELVASTK; translated from the coding sequence ATGCGGAATACGTTCACACTTCTCTTCGCTGCGTTGCTGATGGCATTCGTTGGTTGCAAAAACAAAGAAAAATATCCCGGCCCGCTTACACCGGAAAAGGCCCTGGAAAGTATCCAGGTGATTGAGGGCTTAAAAGTGGAGCTGTTCGCAGCGGAACCACTTGTTACCGATCCCGTGAGCATGGAATTTGATGAAGACGGCAATTGCTACGTGGTAGTGATGTCCGACTATCCGGACAAACCTGCGCCGGGCAAAGAAAAAGGACATATCCGTGTACTCCGTGATACGGATGGCGATGGCAAGGCAGACACATCTATTGTTTTTGCCGATAAATTATCAGAAGGTACCAGCATCCTGCCCTGGAAAGGCGGTTTACTTGTAACAGCCGCACCCGAGATACTTTACATGAAAGATACTACGGGAGACTTTGTAGCAGATACGCGTGAAGTACTCTTCAGTGGTTTCTTCAAAGACAATCCGGAAACGCAGATCACAAACCTGCGCTTTGGTGTTGATAACTGGATCTATGCCAATAACAGGGGACAGGACGGTAACGTTACCTTCTCAGAGAAACCCGGTACACCTCCTCTATCTGTAAAGGGTGCTGATTTCAGGTTCCGCCTGGACCGTGGCTTATTTGAACTCGAAACAGGTCCCGGTCAATTTGGCCAGGCATTGGATGATTACCGCAACCGTTTTGTAACAGAAAACTCCATTCACCTGCAACAGATCCTGATCCCATGGCGGTACACCCACCGGCATGCCTTTCTTCCCTCCACCCGTTCCATCAAAAACATTTCCGATCATGATCCCATCATGTTCCAGGAATCTGCCACACCGTGGTGGAGAGCAGAAAGGACCAAGAGAAGGAACCAGGAGTTCCAGGAGAAGAAACTGAAACGTGTAGAATATGAAAGAGATCATTTTACCGGCGCATCAGGCGGTACTTTCTATAACGGTGATGCATTGCCTAAACAATTCTATGGCAACATCTTTACCGGTGAAGTAGCAGGAAACCTTGTACACAGGGATATACTGACTTCATCGCCCGACAGTGTGTTCTTTACCGCAAAACGGCCGGCCGAAGAGGCGAAGAGGGAATTCATCTATTCCAAAGACAACTGGTTCCGCCCGGTTAACTTCTCCGTTGGCCCTGATGGATATCTATATGTGTTAGACTACTATCGCCAGCATATTGAAACACCTGTATCCATACCTGATGACCTTAAAGCAGATATGGATTTCTACAACGGGGCAGACAAAGGCCGGATCTATCGCGTAATGCCTGCGGGCGGTGCTTATAAAAAAGCAACACCTGCATTGAGCAAAGCCAGCAGCGACAGCCTGGTACAGCTTTTCAATCATCCTAACCAGTGGTATGCCTCACAGGCGCACCGACTGCTGGTAGAGAGACAGGATAAAACAGTGATCCCTGCCTTGCAAAAAGTTTTTCATGAAAGCGCTGACCCGCGCGCACGTTTGCATGCATTATATGTACTGGAAGCCTATGATGCGCTGAATGCAGGTATTGTGAAAGAAGCACTGGCAGACAGTTCCAACGATGTAAAAGAACATGCTGTGATACTGGCTGAAAGTTATGCTGCATTGCTGCCAACACTCCTTGCACTGGTAAAAGATGCTCCTGCCAAACTTACTTTACAGGTAGCATTAAGCCTTGGCCAGTTCAATGCACCACAAGTAACGCCGGCACTGGTACAAGTGATGGAACGTTTTGGATACGACAGGACCATCCAGATGGCAGTACTCAGCTCCAATGCAGGATCTGCTCCTGCTACGCTGGATGCTTTATTCAAAAGCAGCCTGGCTTCCGACTCCACTAAACTGCCAAACGTTTTTGTGCATGATTGCAGTTATGTGATCGGCAACAGGAATAATAAAGCACAGCTGCAACAATTTGTTTCCCTGCTGGAACAACCGGCCATGGTTTTCAATAAAAGACAAGCCATTGCCATAAAAGGATTGGTGAACGGATGGGAAAAATCCACTACGATTGCTGCAGACCTGAAACCAAAAGTGACAGCTTTAAAAGGTAAACTGAAAAATATCAACGGGGAAACTATTACTCAACTGAAGGAACTGGTTGCTTCTACAAAATAA
- a CDS encoding glycoside hydrolase family protein codes for MSITKYSLALLACWLVAFKPSPQVAITRERADELLAKLPDWDPWVRSPDASTLAWNESPTLHALADMYEATNDPHYLEILAQRGQNVLSHRDDRRNVADGSGKVRPGWSMASKYVVATGKLDDVIDVRSTPSAYNNQTTVEVVPANGSFTLVVNNKFFKRKEVFADLSLNPSDARFVEKVVNDPMAPYSCAAGEYTDKSNLIRVKLLKKGVLNAGTITLKPVPLAYSGYYGVIYQPMLRFVEHVKKNPALAYLVPAADSFIVAAAASYDDIIKRLWREGPNKGEGYFLTCEKGESFPADNVGAPFNFQGRQVCAMLALHRLTGKKVYKEKAEKMCRMFKNRLRYDQQKDLYEWNYWFEPMTTIGWKPEDNLSANVKYFKPYAITEDVSHGILDIAMVAAATEQGVVFDNTDLKRFANTLLVNVMTPDGCDMRRRVDGLGPAHPAYFNQLHGWLELAPGNAKVFPVIKKAYLCKNEESFVFCARLLKWEKKLN; via the coding sequence ATGTCAATCACCAAATACTCACTGGCTTTACTTGCATGCTGGCTGGTAGCTTTTAAACCTTCTCCGCAGGTAGCTATCACCAGGGAACGCGCAGATGAATTATTGGCCAAACTGCCTGACTGGGATCCCTGGGTAAGGAGCCCGGATGCCAGTACCCTGGCCTGGAATGAATCCCCTACCCTGCATGCGCTTGCAGATATGTATGAAGCTACCAATGATCCGCATTACCTGGAAATACTGGCTCAGCGGGGCCAAAATGTACTTTCTCACCGGGATGACAGGCGTAATGTAGCAGATGGTTCCGGGAAGGTAAGGCCGGGTTGGAGCATGGCTTCCAAGTATGTAGTGGCTACAGGGAAATTGGATGATGTTATTGATGTACGTTCCACACCTTCCGCCTATAATAATCAAACCACCGTGGAAGTAGTACCTGCGAACGGATCATTTACCCTGGTGGTGAATAATAAATTCTTCAAAAGGAAAGAAGTATTTGCAGACCTGAGCCTGAACCCTTCGGATGCACGTTTTGTTGAAAAGGTGGTTAATGATCCCATGGCTCCTTACTCCTGCGCAGCCGGCGAGTATACAGATAAATCCAACCTGATCAGGGTGAAGCTGTTGAAGAAAGGTGTTTTGAATGCCGGGACAATTACACTGAAACCTGTTCCATTAGCGTATAGCGGATACTATGGCGTGATCTATCAACCCATGCTGCGCTTTGTGGAGCATGTAAAAAAGAACCCTGCTTTAGCGTACCTGGTGCCTGCTGCAGATAGCTTTATTGTTGCGGCTGCCGCATCTTATGATGATATCATTAAAAGGCTCTGGCGGGAAGGGCCCAACAAGGGTGAAGGTTACTTTCTTACCTGTGAAAAGGGAGAATCGTTCCCTGCAGATAATGTGGGAGCGCCTTTCAACTTCCAGGGCAGGCAGGTATGTGCCATGCTGGCTTTACATCGCCTAACAGGAAAAAAGGTATATAAAGAGAAAGCAGAGAAGATGTGCAGGATGTTCAAGAACCGTTTACGGTACGATCAGCAAAAAGATCTCTACGAATGGAACTACTGGTTTGAGCCGATGACCACCATTGGATGGAAACCTGAAGATAATCTCTCCGCTAATGTAAAATACTTTAAACCTTATGCGATAACAGAAGATGTTTCACACGGGATCCTGGACATTGCCATGGTTGCTGCGGCTACAGAACAAGGCGTAGTATTTGACAACACTGATCTGAAACGCTTTGCCAATACGCTCCTGGTGAATGTAATGACACCGGATGGCTGTGATATGAGAAGAAGGGTGGATGGGTTAGGGCCTGCGCATCCTGCCTATTTCAATCAACTGCATGGCTGGCTCGAACTGGCACCCGGGAATGCAAAAGTATTCCCCGTTATTAAGAAAGCTTATCTCTGCAAGAATGAAGAGTCTTTTGTATTCTGTGCGCGGTTATTAAAATGGGAGAAAAAATTAAACTAA
- a CDS encoding M20 metallopeptidase family protein, with translation MLLEEIKKLSASIFPEVIKDRRHLHANPELSFHEQETSAYVKKALSNLGIEWTPVAGTGVLALIKGDLPSEKVIALRADMDALPITESNEVPYVSKQKGVMHACGHDAHTASLLGTAKVLQSLKHTFGGTVKLLFQPGEEKLPGGATHMIRDGVLQNPAPLAAIGQHVMPSIPVGKIGIRKGKFMASMDEITLHIHGRGGHGAQPHLNIDPVVIASQVIVSLQQIVSRVANPSIPSVLSFGRFMAEGAINVIPDAVYIEGTFRTMNEEWRDEAHRRIRRIVEATVEGMGATCELNIVKGYPALVNEEGLTANVISYIEEYAGRENIIDLDIWMASEDFAYYGRELPACFYLLGVGNVDRNITASLHTPGFNIDEDALRLGPGLMAYIAIRSLV, from the coding sequence ATGTTATTAGAAGAGATCAAAAAATTGTCCGCATCCATTTTCCCGGAAGTGATAAAAGACCGGCGGCATCTGCATGCCAATCCGGAGCTTTCTTTCCATGAGCAGGAAACGAGTGCTTATGTGAAAAAAGCGTTGAGCAACCTGGGGATTGAATGGACGCCTGTTGCAGGAACGGGCGTGCTGGCGCTCATAAAAGGAGACCTTCCTTCTGAAAAAGTGATAGCGTTGCGTGCGGACATGGATGCATTGCCCATTACAGAAAGTAACGAAGTGCCTTATGTATCAAAGCAAAAAGGTGTAATGCATGCCTGCGGCCATGATGCGCACACGGCTTCCTTACTGGGCACTGCAAAGGTCCTGCAATCCCTCAAACATACATTTGGCGGTACTGTCAAACTCTTATTCCAGCCCGGGGAAGAAAAACTACCGGGAGGTGCAACCCACATGATCCGCGATGGTGTTTTGCAGAACCCTGCACCCCTTGCAGCAATAGGGCAACACGTAATGCCTTCCATACCGGTAGGAAAGATCGGGATAAGAAAAGGGAAGTTTATGGCTTCCATGGACGAGATCACGCTTCACATTCATGGAAGGGGTGGGCATGGTGCACAACCTCATCTGAATATAGATCCTGTGGTCATTGCCTCACAGGTCATCGTGTCTTTACAGCAGATAGTAAGCAGGGTCGCAAACCCTTCTATTCCCAGCGTATTATCCTTTGGCCGTTTCATGGCGGAGGGGGCTATAAATGTGATCCCGGATGCGGTTTATATTGAAGGAACTTTCCGCACCATGAATGAGGAATGGCGGGACGAAGCACACCGGCGGATCCGCAGGATAGTGGAAGCAACGGTGGAAGGAATGGGCGCTACCTGTGAGCTCAATATTGTTAAAGGGTATCCGGCATTGGTGAATGAGGAAGGGCTTACTGCCAATGTTATCTCTTACATAGAAGAATATGCCGGCAGGGAAAATATTATAGACCTGGATATCTGGATGGCTTCGGAAGATTTTGCCTATTACGGCAGGGAGCTACCTGCCTGCTTTTATTTATTGGGAGTGGGAAACGTTGATCGTAATATCACCGCTTCCCTCCATACCCCCGGTTTTAATATTGATGAAGATGCACTTCGGCTGGGCCCCGGATTGATGGCTTATATCGCTATTAGAAGTTTAGTTTAA
- a CDS encoding dihydrodipicolinate synthase family protein, whose translation MAQLKEHIKALLQKGAFIPAHPLALNEDLSIDEKSQRRLTRYYMASGVDGVAVGVHTTQFEVRQPEFNYLEPVLRMAAEEVGDRPLIKVAGICGPLKSAVKDAELALKYGYDLGLLSMGGLQNATEQELIERTKVIAEMIPVFGFYLQPAVGGRVLSYDFWKAFAAIPNVQAIKVAAFNRYQTLDVVRAIADTDIILYTGNDDNIVADLVTPYRFGEKEKRFIGGLLGHYAVWTHRSVELFRRIREGHADLDTLLATGIEVTDMNAAIFDPKNAFKGCIAGIHEVLRRQGLMKGIWCLNPHEKLSPGQAEEITRVVNAYPHLVEDEFVKKFLENDH comes from the coding sequence ATGGCACAGTTAAAAGAACATATCAAAGCCCTGCTGCAAAAAGGCGCTTTCATACCGGCACATCCGCTGGCGCTGAATGAAGATCTCTCGATAGACGAAAAAAGCCAGCGCAGGCTCACCAGGTATTATATGGCCAGTGGCGTGGATGGTGTGGCTGTTGGCGTGCACACCACGCAATTTGAGGTCCGTCAGCCGGAATTTAACTATCTTGAACCGGTATTAAGGATGGCTGCCGAAGAAGTAGGAGATAGGCCCCTTATCAAAGTAGCAGGTATCTGCGGCCCATTGAAAAGTGCAGTGAAGGATGCGGAACTTGCTTTGAAATACGGGTACGACTTGGGCCTGCTGAGCATGGGCGGTTTGCAGAACGCCACGGAGCAGGAACTAATAGAAAGAACAAAGGTGATTGCAGAGATGATCCCCGTTTTCGGTTTCTACCTGCAACCTGCTGTAGGTGGCCGTGTGTTGAGTTATGACTTCTGGAAAGCCTTTGCCGCCATCCCGAACGTGCAGGCCATTAAAGTGGCTGCTTTCAACCGCTACCAAACCCTGGATGTGGTAAGGGCTATTGCTGATACGGATATCATATTGTACACCGGTAACGATGATAATATAGTGGCGGACCTGGTAACGCCTTATCGTTTTGGCGAAAAAGAAAAACGATTCATAGGCGGATTACTGGGGCATTATGCAGTTTGGACGCACAGGTCTGTAGAACTGTTCCGCCGGATCAGGGAGGGACATGCAGATCTGGATACATTGCTGGCAACCGGCATAGAAGTAACAGATATGAATGCGGCTATCTTTGATCCTAAAAATGCATTTAAAGGATGCATCGCCGGTATTCATGAAGTGTTGAGGAGGCAGGGCCTCATGAAAGGTATCTGGTGCCTGAACCCTCATGAGAAACTTTCTCCGGGGCAGGCGGAAGAAATTACCAGGGTGGTGAATGCCTATCCTCACCTCGTGGAAGATGAATTCGTGAAGAAATTCTTAGAAAATGATCATTGA